The DNA region GTACGTCGCCGGACCGTGCGCCACACCGACGATGGGTTCGGCGGCGGGTACGTCGACGGCCTCCCACGCGTTCTCCTCGGTGCGCGAGTAGACCCGGCCGTCGCCGACGGCGTGGGCGCGTCGACCGTCGCCGGCGACGACGTGGAACGACCCCGAGAGCGCGTCCATCCAGCCGTTTCCGAGCGCGTAGAGGCCGGACCCGGTCGCCGCCAGCGGGACGCCCGCCGCCGACACGTCGCGCACGTCGTCGAGACCGACGTTCGAGAGACCCCCGTCGTCGACACGGTGGACGCCGTCGGCGGCGGCGACGAGCGCGCCGTCTATCGCCCGCGGGTGGTCGACCGGTCCTAGCTCCGTCCACGTCGCCGAGTCGCCGGCCTCGTCCATGGAGCGACGCGCGACGCGGCCGGACTCGTCGGCGGCGAGCAACGCGTCGCCGTCGAAGCCGACGGCCACGGCCGACCCGAACCCGACCGCTTCGAACCCCTCGCCGTCGCCGCTGTCGAGGAGTATCGAGTCATCGGTCGCAACTGCGATTCGCTCGCCGTCACCCGCGACGTCGAGGGCGGTGCATCGGTAGTCGATACCGAATCCGCCGATTCTGTCGTCGGAGACGTCGACGACGACGACGCCGAGCGCTGCCGCGACGAACAGCTCCGCCTTACCGGCTTTGTCGGCGTAGACCCGCTTTTCGTCGATAGTAGGCATACGCCCGTAGTGGGGTGCGAAGTGCGAAAGCGTTCCGCCTAGAACGAGAAACACATTTAATGTGTAAACCGTCAGGATTGAAGGAGCACCAAACCGTCAGGATATCTGAGAATAGATAGAGAATAGCACGCATGATTTAACCGCAGCGGCGACCCGTGGTCGGACATCATCAGACGTGTCTCAGAAAGTACTCCTCATCTGCAAACACTGCGACCGAGCGCTCCCCGGTGAGAGACGCGAGGACGGCACACTCCGACCGTACGGCGTGAGAGGGTGTCCCAACTGTCACCGCGCCGATTTCGAGGTTCGAGGCGAGTGAGGCCTCTAATCGCCGATTCGGCGCAGTCGGCGACGCCCCGACCGTCCGCTCAGAGGAACTCGCGGACGTCGGAGTACCACATGTCGTGGTAGTCGACGAGTTCCAACGCGTCGGCGATGTCGACGGCGAGCGCGTGCCAGCAGCGCTGGTCCGGGTCCTCGGGGTCGAGGTTGTACGAACTGTCCTTGCAGGTACAGCCGCCCTCCTCGACGACGTACTCCTCGGCGTAGCCGACGACGACGGTGAAGTCGCGGTAGCGCTTGACGCGGCGTTCGGAGACGGCTTCGATGGCCTGTGTCGCTCGCGTCCCGTGCGCGGATACGAGCGTCTCGACTACCGGACCGGTGAGCTGTCCGGCCTCTCCGAGTGCGGCCTGCCAGTCGTCGTCGCCGTCGCCGCCGTTCACGACGCCGGATTCTCGGGGCCCCCACAAAACGCGTTCGGTGCGGGCGGCAGTGGGCCGGTCGTCACACCGGACCGACGACTTCGACTTTGATTCCTTCGGGGTCCTCGCAGTAGAGGGCGTAGTAGCCGCCGGCGTAGGGGTGGCGGTCTTCGTAGAGCAGCGT from Haloprofundus halobius includes:
- a CDS encoding HVO_0234 family beta-propeller protein, whose amino-acid sequence is MPTIDEKRVYADKAGKAELFVAAALGVVVVDVSDDRIGGFGIDYRCTALDVAGDGERIAVATDDSILLDSGDGEGFEAVGFGSAVAVGFDGDALLAADESGRVARRSMDEAGDSATWTELGPVDHPRAIDGALVAAADGVHRVDDGGLSNVGLDDVRDVSAAGVPLAATGSGLYALGNGWMDALSGSFHVVAGDGRRAHAVGDGRVYSRTEENAWEAVDVPAAEPIVGVAHGPATYAVTQAGTLLMDAGDGWRSQTLGLDGIAGVVVRVIEE